The following are encoded together in the Candidatus Cloacimonadaceae bacterium genome:
- a CDS encoding protein MraZ has translation MSGQFTGYFENSVHKQRVIIPAAFKKKFAAEANRTVVVTLGPNNTIAIYPLDCWYSRLERLATGGEEDQELRTQMIDFAMTEQELEGPGRIRIYEQLLIDANITDKVIIKGELHYITLWNPEEFQEVLRDKKDIHRKKFSTKHYQ, from the coding sequence ATGTCAGGTCAGTTTACCGGATACTTTGAAAACTCCGTCCACAAACAGCGCGTGATCATTCCCGCGGCTTTCAAGAAGAAATTTGCCGCGGAAGCAAACCGGACCGTGGTGGTGACTTTGGGACCAAATAACACTATCGCGATCTATCCGCTGGATTGCTGGTACAGTAGGTTGGAGCGTCTCGCCACTGGAGGTGAGGAAGACCAGGAATTGCGCACCCAGATGATAGATTTTGCGATGACAGAGCAGGAACTTGAGGGACCAGGTAGGATTCGCATCTACGAGCAACTCCTTATCGATGCCAATATCACGGACAAAGTGATCATCAAAGGCGAGCTGCACTATATCACCTTGTGGAATCCTGAGGAATTCCAGGAAGTCCTCAGAGACAAGAAAGACATTCACCGCAAGAAATTTAGCACCAAACACTATCAGTAA
- a CDS encoding penicillin-binding transpeptidase domain-containing protein codes for MKSRYVFLVFMFASVAVLWTVYLFSLQVFDPFNLSRDRRVRYTPHKEILIPTRGAVYDANGSLLVSSISHYQIDIDRTAVDLWARRRSISLEEGFQKIAAAIGGNSSIGKDEVLQRLRMGNRLNSIQITNRIRESELEKIIRCFETGQLPGLIHSFSSMRRIYSKDILAARLLGSVKAESDGFDPATMSKSLYKLKGICGVEATYDKMLAGEYGWREYVVDANQKRVPYPNLHQKKPVNGLSVRLTIDSSIQEIVENALYDGVIKYNAKNAGAVVMEPHTGRILALAGVAADDRTIDPGMVRVRPNIPLSFMFEPGSTQKPLTMLSVIENKAITPTELIPCGTYQVGRRTISDTHYYGPLNGMDIIAKSSNVGVARLAERVGSVKLYEKFISLGYGQKSGLNFYGESSGMFSKLDNWDSYTLHSVSFGQGMSVTAMQHAAAFSAVSNGGKFMKPMIVDAYLDENGRVVEQFEPTVLRQISGKAVADTIVTYMQAVVDRGTGKHIKMDYISLAGKTGTAQKNVEGTRGYSSGKYNSVWVGMFPAENPQMVIVVFYDEPAIGFHYGSTSAAPTFKKIVEDILFMPNCKILAFNERLMQSTLKMPDLKGKPLIQAEAILNRYGFLYKIEGADSSSIVVDQFPKANVSVDRNHPITIRIGKSANKSHPVIDKDIMPDLSGLTLRKALQLASSQNVALSIQGSGIVRRQSIQPGSRILPRATCLVEATL; via the coding sequence ATGAAATCCAGATATGTATTCTTGGTTTTCATGTTTGCCTCAGTGGCGGTTCTCTGGACGGTCTATCTGTTCAGCCTGCAAGTCTTTGATCCCTTCAATCTATCCCGCGACCGGCGCGTCCGCTACACTCCGCACAAAGAAATCCTGATCCCCACCCGCGGAGCGGTTTATGACGCCAACGGCAGCCTCCTGGTCAGTTCGATCAGCCATTATCAGATAGATATCGATCGCACTGCAGTGGACCTTTGGGCAAGGCGGCGAAGTATATCCCTCGAAGAAGGCTTTCAAAAGATCGCAGCTGCAATTGGCGGTAATTCTTCGATCGGAAAAGACGAGGTATTGCAACGCCTCAGGATGGGCAACCGCCTCAATTCCATTCAAATCACGAACCGCATCCGCGAATCGGAGCTGGAAAAGATCATCCGCTGTTTCGAAACAGGCCAACTCCCGGGCTTGATTCACAGCTTTTCTTCAATGCGCAGGATCTATTCCAAAGATATTTTGGCAGCTCGGTTGCTCGGTTCCGTCAAAGCGGAATCGGACGGATTCGACCCCGCCACGATGAGCAAATCCCTCTATAAACTCAAAGGGATCTGCGGTGTGGAGGCAACCTATGACAAAATGCTTGCCGGTGAATACGGCTGGCGCGAATATGTCGTGGACGCCAATCAGAAAAGAGTTCCCTACCCCAATCTGCATCAAAAAAAGCCGGTGAACGGTCTCAGCGTGCGCCTCACGATCGATTCCAGCATCCAGGAGATCGTGGAAAACGCGCTGTATGATGGCGTTATCAAATACAACGCCAAAAACGCAGGCGCAGTCGTGATGGAGCCTCACACCGGAAGAATCCTCGCTCTGGCAGGCGTCGCGGCAGATGACAGAACAATCGATCCCGGCATGGTGAGGGTGAGACCAAACATCCCGCTATCTTTCATGTTTGAACCAGGCTCGACGCAGAAACCGCTGACCATGCTCTCCGTGATCGAAAACAAAGCCATCACTCCCACCGAATTGATCCCCTGCGGCACCTATCAAGTGGGGCGCAGAACCATTAGCGACACCCATTATTATGGTCCGCTGAACGGCATGGACATCATCGCCAAATCCAGCAACGTGGGCGTGGCGAGATTGGCGGAACGCGTCGGATCTGTCAAGCTCTATGAAAAGTTTATTTCCCTGGGCTATGGCCAAAAGAGCGGGCTCAATTTCTACGGAGAATCCAGCGGGATGTTTAGCAAGCTGGACAATTGGGATTCCTACACTTTGCACTCGGTTAGCTTTGGACAGGGGATGTCCGTCACCGCGATGCAACACGCAGCAGCCTTCAGCGCCGTCTCCAACGGCGGTAAATTTATGAAACCGATGATCGTGGATGCCTATCTGGATGAAAACGGCAGGGTCGTGGAACAGTTTGAACCAACTGTTTTGCGCCAGATTAGCGGAAAAGCGGTCGCGGACACGATCGTGACCTATATGCAGGCAGTGGTGGACCGCGGCACGGGCAAGCATATCAAGATGGACTATATCAGCCTCGCCGGCAAGACCGGCACGGCGCAGAAAAACGTCGAAGGCACACGCGGCTATTCCAGTGGCAAATACAATTCAGTGTGGGTGGGCATGTTTCCCGCCGAGAACCCACAGATGGTGATTGTGGTCTTCTATGACGAACCCGCCATCGGTTTTCACTATGGAAGCACCAGCGCGGCACCGACCTTCAAGAAAATTGTGGAGGATATCCTCTTTATGCCAAATTGCAAGATCCTCGCCTTCAATGAAAGATTGATGCAATCGACCCTTAAAATGCCGGATCTGAAGGGCAAGCCGCTCATCCAGGCAGAGGCGATATTGAACCGCTATGGATTTCTATACAAAATCGAGGGAGCGGATTCCTCATCCATCGTGGTCGATCAATTTCCCAAGGCAAACGTCTCGGTCGATCGCAACCACCCAATCACCATCCGGATCGGAAAAAGCGCAAACAAATCCCATCCGGTAATCGACAAAGACATCATGCCGGATCTGAGCGGACTCACTCTCCGAAAAGCGCTGCAGCTTGCAAGCAGCCAAAATGTTGCGCTTAGTATCCAAGGCAGTGGGATCGTGCGCAGACAATCCATCCAACCGGGATCAAGAATACTTCCCCGCGCCACCTGCTTAGTAGAGGCAACGTTATGA
- a CDS encoding S8 family serine peptidase — protein MKTTLLLLVTIFFTFGLLCADALPGENIEKPLFAQDRIKIKLSSDAILRTSLPQGLYAEAGSFGINELDQLFARYSGRRIIRAHRRVDDQTWESNTGFDRWFVILLDGKADVAAAIASFKANRYVEDAILEYLAYSTAVPNDTFYPNNWGHNNTAQLPVYQSGSHSGPGVGTIGFDSRAQLAWDKSQGYGSAAVIIAIIDTGVDTAHLDLRLVTGYDFGDNDNNPMDDSSQKGHGTACAGVAAARANNSLGVTGIAGGSSVMPLKVANSAGTMTFTAIANAITYAANNGAHIVSLSLGAYVSYGYDSATDNAIAYAYNQGVCIFAATGNYSSSNTTQDFVNYPANHPNVISVAAASPTAQRKSYTSSDGETWWGSIYCKTSEPQDHRASVDITAPTILPTTDISGATGYSTTDYYMWFNGTSCATPYVAGVAALLKSQSPSLTPAQIRSVLTSSATDMTIDGGAGWDRFTGYGMINANAALTLIELNPPTCVITQPLTGEKLIIGDQINVLVNAQDPAPGSVVRVEFYLDASPTPVFIDYSAPYSWFWNSGGASLGNHTIVAKAIDNDNNITAAQIIVNLLYPADEGFETNNFNTLDWTHSGNLPWTTQTVEKYYGNYAAGSGAITHNQSSSLSIQLDVAQAGNITFYQRVSSEASYDYLRFFIDGIQQGQWSGAGLWAMQSYAVSAGARTFSWTYSKDGTVSSNSDRAWIDHITFPLYQGDLTAPFAEGFEAGWNGWKTVNGTQTNIWETGNAISHTGIKSAYISNNAGTSNAYSLTNASVSHLYQRIVFPSSTEGFKLRFAWKGNGQTTLDGMKVYLVDPSIAPVAGTQLGSGQIGTLYNLNNTWQEDTIDLGTAPSGQTKRLVFTWFNDNSAGTQPPIAVDNIRVIIGSQSDAAVVINQSVSVSPPPVNDPQSNPLSPQITVTNLSGDIDFIIVKTSYAPPEVNLPEAGLCLSFYGGSFAGSTINVIHNLGFVPNRIAYLLGEGGGWNLITNTGSWTNSSLAITIPTAKAGEYLILAFPNNQDSTLPVTLSSFNAVLSNQNYVRLDWVTQTESGALGYYLHRHDSDQLDSAIMVSPLILATNTSQQQSYSFTDSETEAGTIYYYWLQSMDMDGWTQYHGPIHITTASTDNGIPNIPLVTEVRQAYPNPFNPNTTIGYSIHKAGYVSLDIFNVRGQKLRSYERIHESPGHYLINFDGRDSGGRALASGIYYYRFRSGDYASIRKMLLSK, from the coding sequence ATGAAAACGACACTATTATTACTTGTGACTATATTCTTCACCTTTGGTTTACTCTGCGCAGACGCGCTACCGGGTGAAAATATAGAGAAACCGCTTTTTGCCCAAGACAGAATCAAGATCAAACTCAGCTCCGATGCCATCCTAAGAACTTCGCTTCCGCAAGGGCTCTACGCTGAAGCCGGCAGCTTTGGAATCAACGAACTGGATCAGCTTTTCGCCCGCTATAGCGGCAGAAGGATCATTCGTGCCCATCGCAGAGTAGATGACCAAACTTGGGAATCGAACACCGGTTTTGACCGCTGGTTCGTCATCCTGTTGGATGGAAAAGCAGATGTCGCAGCTGCAATTGCGTCCTTCAAAGCCAACCGCTATGTCGAGGACGCCATTTTGGAATACCTTGCCTATAGCACTGCGGTTCCAAACGATACGTTTTACCCAAATAACTGGGGACACAACAACACCGCGCAGCTTCCCGTGTATCAAAGCGGCAGCCATTCCGGTCCCGGAGTGGGAACGATCGGGTTTGACAGCCGCGCACAGCTTGCCTGGGACAAATCACAGGGATATGGCAGCGCCGCGGTCATCATCGCTATTATAGATACCGGTGTGGATACCGCGCATCTCGATTTGCGCCTGGTGACTGGATACGATTTTGGGGATAACGACAATAATCCGATGGACGACAGTTCCCAAAAGGGACATGGAACCGCGTGTGCCGGAGTGGCAGCGGCAAGGGCAAACAACAGTCTCGGCGTTACTGGAATTGCCGGTGGCAGCAGCGTCATGCCCTTGAAGGTGGCAAACTCAGCAGGGACAATGACTTTTACCGCGATAGCCAACGCGATCACCTACGCGGCAAACAACGGTGCCCACATCGTCAGCCTCAGTCTGGGCGCCTATGTTTCCTACGGATACGATTCCGCTACGGACAATGCCATCGCCTATGCCTACAATCAGGGTGTGTGTATTTTTGCCGCAACCGGAAACTATAGCTCCTCAAACACGACTCAGGATTTTGTGAACTATCCCGCCAATCACCCCAACGTGATCAGTGTCGCGGCTGCCAGTCCCACTGCACAGAGAAAGAGCTATACTTCATCCGACGGTGAAACATGGTGGGGATCGATCTACTGTAAAACGTCCGAACCTCAGGATCATCGGGCATCGGTGGATATCACCGCTCCCACGATTCTCCCCACCACCGATATTTCAGGTGCGACGGGATATTCCACCACGGATTATTATATGTGGTTCAATGGCACATCCTGCGCCACGCCATACGTTGCCGGAGTCGCCGCATTGCTCAAATCTCAGTCTCCGTCACTCACTCCTGCCCAGATTCGTTCAGTGCTCACAAGTTCCGCCACGGATATGACCATCGATGGCGGTGCAGGATGGGATCGCTTCACAGGATATGGCATGATCAACGCAAACGCGGCGCTGACATTGATCGAGTTAAACCCTCCGACGTGTGTAATCACCCAACCGCTCACCGGCGAAAAGCTCATCATCGGTGATCAGATCAATGTCTTGGTCAATGCACAGGATCCCGCTCCGGGGAGTGTCGTAAGGGTCGAGTTCTATCTCGATGCTTCGCCGACACCGGTTTTTATCGATTACTCCGCCCCCTATTCATGGTTTTGGAACAGCGGCGGAGCAAGCTTGGGAAATCATACGATCGTGGCAAAGGCGATCGATAATGACAATAACATAACTGCTGCTCAGATCATCGTCAATTTGCTATATCCCGCCGACGAGGGATTTGAAACAAACAATTTCAATACATTGGACTGGACACATTCCGGCAATCTACCATGGACAACCCAAACCGTGGAAAAATACTATGGAAACTATGCAGCCGGCTCGGGAGCGATCACCCACAATCAGAGCTCATCCTTATCCATCCAGCTTGATGTAGCTCAGGCGGGCAACATTACTTTCTATCAAAGAGTTTCCTCCGAAGCAAGCTATGATTATCTCCGGTTCTTTATCGACGGAATCCAGCAAGGGCAATGGTCCGGCGCCGGGCTATGGGCGATGCAAAGCTATGCGGTTTCAGCAGGGGCCAGGACTTTTAGCTGGACATATTCCAAGGATGGCACCGTTTCTTCAAATAGCGATCGTGCCTGGATCGATCATATCACGTTTCCACTTTATCAAGGGGATCTGACAGCACCCTTCGCAGAAGGCTTTGAAGCTGGATGGAACGGGTGGAAAACCGTGAACGGCACACAGACCAATATATGGGAGACCGGAAATGCAATTTCTCACACCGGCATCAAGTCCGCATATATCAGCAACAACGCTGGAACCTCCAATGCATACTCTTTGACCAATGCATCGGTATCCCATTTATATCAGCGCATCGTTTTTCCCTCCTCGACCGAAGGTTTCAAGCTTCGCTTTGCCTGGAAAGGCAACGGACAAACCACTCTTGACGGAATGAAGGTCTATCTCGTCGATCCTTCGATTGCTCCCGTAGCCGGAACTCAGCTTGGATCGGGGCAGATCGGCACTCTCTACAATTTGAACAACACCTGGCAGGAAGACACCATCGACCTGGGGACAGCACCTTCGGGACAAACAAAACGTCTCGTTTTTACCTGGTTCAACGACAATAGCGCAGGGACTCAACCTCCAATTGCCGTGGATAACATCAGGGTCATCATTGGCTCTCAGAGCGACGCGGCAGTGGTAATCAATCAATCAGTCTCTGTCTCCCCACCACCTGTCAATGATCCTCAGTCCAATCCTTTATCTCCACAGATCACGGTAACAAATCTGAGCGGTGATATTGATTTCATCATCGTCAAAACATCCTACGCGCCACCGGAAGTAAATCTGCCGGAGGCAGGGCTTTGCCTCAGTTTCTATGGAGGGAGCTTTGCCGGCAGCACGATCAACGTGATCCACAACCTGGGTTTTGTGCCGAACAGGATTGCCTACCTCCTCGGAGAAGGCGGGGGCTGGAACCTGATCACCAACACCGGTTCGTGGACAAACAGTTCGCTCGCCATCACCATCCCTACCGCGAAAGCGGGTGAATACCTGATCCTCGCGTTTCCAAACAACCAGGACAGCACACTCCCAGTGACGCTATCTTCCTTTAACGCGGTACTCAGCAACCAGAACTACGTGCGGCTGGATTGGGTCACTCAGACGGAAAGCGGCGCCTTGGGCTATTATCTGCACAGGCACGATAGCGATCAACTCGATTCAGCGATCATGGTTTCTCCGCTGATCCTCGCTACCAACACCTCCCAGCAGCAAAGCTATAGCTTCACGGACAGCGAAACCGAAGCGGGAACAATCTATTACTATTGGCTGCAAAGCATGGACATGGACGGCTGGACACAGTATCATGGACCGATCCATATAACTACTGCCTCCACTGATAACGGCATCCCAAATATCCCTTTGGTCACCGAAGTAAGGCAAGCCTATCCCAATCCCTTCAATCCCAATACAACGATCGGATACAGCATCCACAAAGCTGGATATGTCAGCCTTGATATCTTCAACGTCCGTGGTCAGAAGCTGCGCTCCTATGAAAGAATTCACGAAAGCCCTGGGCACTACCTGATAAACTTTGACGGTAGAGACTCTGGCGGCAGAGCTCTTGCCAGCGGCATCTACTATTACAGATTCCGTAGCGGGGATTATGCCTCCATCCGAAAGATGCTTTTGTCCAAATAA
- a CDS encoding UDP-N-acetylmuramoyl-L-alanyl-D-glutamate--2,6-diaminopimelate ligase has translation MKIGDLIKILQEHGLFIESKGIDDLTRIEGAPITDNRLLSKGDIFICIKGFSHDGHDFIEAASAKGASLIIRETESNDELPSIRVSDSRKAAALAAKLYYRNPVSNFRLVGITGTNGKTTTSIILFKALRSMGIKAGLIGTLGYQINDEIYKTDHTTPDSIELNSIFARMAKAELSYVIMEVSSHALALDRVYGVEFDYCLFSNLSRDHLDFHANMEEYGAAKFKLFDTSKRKQAVSLINIDDPFGKTIHTRLIQAGAYSFSLGHADANFVVKDVETGFERSSFSLQTREGEINIESRLLGNFNVNNLALAAATLSLMGFETKQISASIKDIEPVRGRFELIPNDRGIGIFIDYAHTPDAIENVLKTCRDLANRRILTLIGAGGDRDKGKRPLMLQTALKNSDAVIISDDNPRGENPDAIILDITSGAHACLPWWIVRDRREAIRSILRLSKPGDIVLICGKGHETYQEIEGVKQVFDDHEVVRAILSQSDETLMEDDDKLVIPIDGLMLDILCGNMSIENPRGYKEPKLYHYLSTDSRTIRSGSVFFAVKGERFDGHHYIGNVLKDPANLVVREQRMENHQFSMLNSQSSILDSQFSIKWTDSTMNCLAALCQKYLLMFDPYKIAITGSTGKTSCKEFVGQILGSHKPTLKNLANENNLMGLCNTIRRIKPEHNYAVFEIGTNHFGEIKVMADIILPDCGIIVNIGPSHLETLIDEDGVYREKTALFERPLDLRLFDADDPRFAEYKAKGKGVGYCEDADFRITDIERAEESISFKLNGSDFSLSYPFPHFIGNAAYAIALGMHHHIPVEKMRKALGQPLNLGLRMAVEHIGESILIADCYNANPLSMQKAIEFWRFLHPEKPHLAILGDMLELGNGSESYHAMIGAMLTEHKFDRLITVGNLSRAYHFDAELGGGAHFSDVAQMLESEIINEIKSGCVILVKGSHGVHLEQCLPHLKRGLG, from the coding sequence ATGAAGATCGGGGATTTGATCAAGATCCTGCAAGAACATGGGCTTTTTATAGAAAGCAAGGGCATTGATGACCTCACCCGGATCGAAGGCGCTCCGATTACGGACAACCGTCTGTTATCAAAGGGTGATATCTTTATCTGCATCAAGGGTTTCAGCCATGACGGGCATGACTTTATCGAAGCCGCCAGTGCCAAAGGCGCGTCTCTGATCATCCGCGAAACCGAATCCAACGACGAGCTTCCATCCATCCGAGTGAGTGACTCCCGCAAAGCCGCCGCGCTTGCCGCAAAGCTATATTACAGAAATCCGGTAAGCAATTTCCGCCTCGTGGGAATCACCGGAACCAACGGTAAGACGACGACTTCGATCATCCTTTTCAAAGCCCTCAGAAGCATGGGGATTAAAGCCGGACTGATCGGCACCCTCGGTTATCAGATCAACGACGAAATATATAAAACCGATCACACCACTCCCGACAGCATCGAGTTGAATTCAATTTTTGCCCGCATGGCAAAAGCCGAGCTCAGTTATGTGATTATGGAGGTTTCCTCACACGCCCTGGCGCTGGATCGCGTTTACGGCGTGGAATTTGATTATTGCTTGTTTAGCAATCTTAGCCGTGACCATCTGGATTTTCATGCCAACATGGAAGAATATGGCGCGGCGAAGTTCAAGCTCTTCGATACTTCGAAGCGGAAACAAGCTGTTTCGCTCATCAATATCGACGATCCCTTTGGTAAAACCATCCACACTCGGCTCATCCAAGCGGGCGCTTATTCGTTCTCGCTGGGTCATGCCGACGCCAATTTCGTGGTAAAGGATGTGGAAACCGGCTTCGAGCGCAGTAGTTTCAGCCTGCAAACCCGAGAAGGCGAGATCAATATCGAATCCCGCTTGCTGGGAAACTTCAATGTAAACAACCTCGCATTGGCGGCTGCGACCTTGAGTCTCATGGGATTTGAAACAAAGCAGATTTCCGCAAGCATCAAAGATATCGAGCCCGTGCGCGGCAGATTTGAGCTTATACCAAATGACCGCGGCATCGGCATCTTCATAGATTATGCCCACACTCCGGACGCGATCGAAAACGTGCTCAAAACCTGCAGGGACCTTGCTAACCGTAGAATCCTCACTTTGATCGGCGCAGGCGGAGATCGAGACAAAGGCAAACGCCCGCTGATGCTTCAAACGGCTCTCAAAAACAGCGATGCCGTGATCATCAGTGACGATAACCCCAGAGGCGAAAACCCGGATGCCATTATCCTGGACATCACCAGCGGAGCCCATGCCTGCCTGCCCTGGTGGATCGTGAGAGACCGGCGGGAAGCGATCAGGAGCATCTTGCGGCTATCAAAACCGGGGGACATAGTTCTAATCTGCGGAAAAGGACACGAGACCTATCAGGAGATCGAGGGCGTCAAGCAAGTGTTTGATGACCACGAGGTAGTGAGAGCGATCCTTTCTCAAAGCGATGAAACTCTGATGGAAGATGACGACAAGCTCGTGATCCCCATCGACGGACTGATGCTCGATATCCTATGCGGCAATATGTCAATCGAAAACCCACGCGGCTACAAAGAGCCGAAACTATATCATTATCTATCCACAGACAGCCGCACAATCAGATCCGGATCCGTATTCTTCGCTGTCAAGGGCGAACGCTTTGACGGACATCACTATATCGGCAATGTGCTCAAAGACCCGGCAAACCTCGTGGTGCGAGAACAAAGAATGGAGAATCATCAATTCTCAATGCTCAATTCTCAATCCTCAATTCTCGATTCTCAATTCTCAATTAAATGGACAGACTCTACGATGAATTGCCTTGCCGCCCTCTGCCAGAAATACCTGTTGATGTTCGATCCCTACAAGATCGCCATCACCGGCAGCACCGGCAAGACGAGCTGCAAAGAATTTGTCGGGCAGATACTTGGCAGCCACAAGCCCACTTTGAAAAATCTGGCAAACGAAAACAACCTGATGGGGCTCTGCAACACCATCAGGAGGATCAAACCCGAGCATAACTATGCAGTATTTGAGATTGGCACCAATCACTTCGGCGAAATCAAAGTCATGGCAGACATCATATTGCCTGATTGCGGAATCATCGTCAATATCGGTCCCTCGCACCTGGAAACTTTGATCGATGAAGACGGGGTCTATCGTGAAAAAACCGCTCTCTTTGAGCGTCCACTCGATCTGCGGCTTTTTGACGCCGACGATCCCAGATTCGCGGAATACAAGGCAAAGGGCAAGGGGGTTGGATACTGTGAAGACGCGGATTTTCGGATCACCGATATCGAGCGCGCTGAGGAATCGATCTCTTTCAAACTGAACGGAAGCGATTTTTCCCTTTCCTATCCCTTCCCTCATTTCATCGGAAATGCAGCCTATGCAATCGCTCTGGGCATGCACCACCACATCCCGGTAGAGAAGATGAGGAAAGCGCTTGGGCAACCTCTGAATCTCGGATTACGCATGGCAGTGGAGCACATCGGGGAGAGCATTCTGATCGCAGATTGCTATAATGCCAATCCGCTTTCCATGCAAAAAGCAATCGAGTTTTGGCGCTTTCTGCATCCGGAAAAACCGCATCTCGCTATCTTGGGGGACATGCTTGAGCTCGGAAACGGCTCGGAAAGCTATCATGCCATGATCGGCGCGATGCTGACAGAGCACAAATTTGACCGCTTGATCACCGTCGGGAATCTATCCCGTGCCTACCACTTTGACGCGGAACTGGGAGGCGGTGCGCACTTTTCGGACGTCGCCCAAATGCTCGAGAGCGAAATTATAAATGAGATCAAATCCGGCTGCGTGATCCTTGTCAAAGGGTCGCACGGAGTCCATTTGGAGCAATGCCTCCCCCATCTGAAGAGAGGATTGGGCTAA
- the rsmH gene encoding 16S rRNA (cytosine(1402)-N(4))-methyltransferase RsmH gives MSKYHQPVMADKCVEYLRLVPAGIYVDATLGGGGHSSAMFDHEPSIRLFAFDQDIEAIEHAHTTLQAHRARVEFIHANFQNLRSELALRKIPSIDGILFDLGVSSHQLDNGRRGFSFDTDAELDMRMNREQETSAFDAVNKLPVRELTHIFWNYSEEKHSGRIARAIETYRSAKEIKSTTELARVIESVAGIGSKESLKTKARIFQSLRIHVNRELEVLSPALTDAIHLLSPGGRIVVMSYHSLEDRIVKNIFRDAALDCKCPPQALKCICGHKRSLKILTKNPLCADENEVLTNKRSRSAKLRAAEKIMGES, from the coding sequence ATGAGCAAATACCACCAACCCGTGATGGCAGACAAGTGCGTGGAGTATCTCAGGCTCGTGCCTGCCGGGATCTATGTTGATGCCACTCTGGGCGGTGGTGGACACAGCTCGGCGATGTTTGATCACGAGCCTTCGATCCGGCTCTTTGCTTTTGATCAGGATATCGAAGCCATCGAGCATGCCCATACCACACTACAAGCCCATCGGGCTAGGGTGGAATTTATCCATGCCAATTTCCAAAACCTACGCAGCGAACTGGCACTGAGAAAGATCCCCTCCATCGACGGAATACTCTTTGACCTGGGAGTTTCCTCCCATCAATTGGACAATGGCAGACGGGGTTTCAGCTTTGACACCGACGCGGAATTGGATATGCGCATGAACCGCGAACAGGAGACCAGCGCCTTCGACGCAGTGAACAAACTTCCGGTGCGCGAATTGACCCACATTTTCTGGAACTATAGTGAAGAAAAGCACTCCGGCAGAATCGCCAGAGCGATAGAGACCTATCGCTCCGCAAAAGAGATCAAAAGCACCACAGAGCTTGCCCGCGTGATCGAATCCGTCGCTGGAATAGGGAGCAAGGAATCGCTCAAGACCAAGGCGCGCATCTTTCAAAGCCTACGCATCCATGTGAACCGTGAATTGGAAGTCCTCAGCCCCGCATTGACGGACGCGATCCATCTGCTCTCGCCCGGAGGCAGGATCGTGGTCATGAGCTATCACTCCCTTGAGGACAGAATCGTAAAGAACATTTTTCGCGATGCCGCGCTGGATTGTAAATGCCCTCCGCAGGCACTCAAATGCATCTGCGGACACAAACGCAGCCTAAAAATATTGACCAAGAACCCGCTCTGCGCGGACGAAAACGAAGTTTTAACCAACAAACGCTCCCGCAGCGCCAAGTTGAGGGCAGCGGAAAAGATCATGGGGGAATCATGA
- a CDS encoding TetR/AcrR family transcriptional regulator, with translation MNMYPKPRKKSVLPVDYRNKILVAAIKVFAQKGFVASTMSDVSIHAKVGIGTPYNYFRNKDDLLLQCMKKTIEDEIHQIKDLSSNVPDPVDKLQTFFQKHTELMMSKPYIARFLVVELRQSEGFYKRNPSYNPMNYYLDYVRGICKEAMETGRIRTVDPDALSYMIIGAMDMILTQWLISGKTMDMMPLTGKIRNIIENGLLQ, from the coding sequence ATGAACATGTATCCCAAACCCCGCAAAAAATCCGTCCTGCCGGTAGATTACAGGAATAAGATACTGGTTGCGGCGATTAAGGTCTTTGCCCAGAAGGGCTTTGTAGCCAGCACGATGTCCGATGTCTCGATTCACGCCAAGGTCGGCATCGGAACGCCTTACAACTATTTCCGCAACAAGGACGACCTCCTTCTTCAATGTATGAAAAAAACCATAGAGGACGAGATTCATCAGATCAAAGACCTTAGCAGCAATGTTCCGGACCCCGTGGATAAGCTGCAAACCTTTTTCCAAAAACACACCGAACTGATGATGAGCAAGCCCTATATCGCCAGGTTTCTTGTGGTGGAGCTGCGCCAAAGCGAAGGTTTTTACAAACGCAACCCAAGCTACAATCCGATGAACTATTACCTGGACTATGTGCGCGGAATCTGCAAAGAAGCAATGGAAACCGGACGTATCCGCACCGTCGATCCCGACGCCTTGTCCTATATGATCATCGGTGCGATGGATATGATCCTCACCCAGTGGTTGATCAGCGGCAAGACCATGGACATGATGCCTTTGACCGGTAAGATCCGTAATATCATCGAAAACGGGCTCTTGCAATAG